In Sebaldella termitidis ATCC 33386, one DNA window encodes the following:
- a CDS encoding DUF4259 domain-containing protein, with product MGAWGVRALDSDEGLDVFDEFTDYCIENDEIKMGDLLEHFKETGFLPEKPEEIDFLYDHTVMVLAELLEEYHKNGKVIINYENDDDEDIEEEITNISFDKENVSFLIEQISDILKPKDEMHETYELWEDSDSFQEWKEHNLVLLKTLKEIKDNL from the coding sequence ATGGGAGCATGGGGAGTAAGGGCATTGGATAGTGATGAGGGACTTGACGTTTTTGACGAATTCACTGATTACTGTATAGAGAATGATGAAATAAAGATGGGAGATCTGCTTGAACATTTTAAAGAAACGGGATTTCTGCCGGAAAAGCCGGAGGAAATAGATTTTCTTTATGACCATACTGTAATGGTTTTGGCTGAGCTTTTGGAGGAATATCATAAGAATGGTAAAGTAATAATTAATTATGAAAACGATGATGATGAAGATATAGAAGAGGAAATTACCAATATATCATTTGATAAAGAGAATGTGAGTTTTCTGATAGAGCAGATTTCTGATATACTCAAACCAAAAGATGAAATGCATGAGACATATGAGCTTTGGGAGGACAGCGACAGTTTTCAGGAATGGAAAGAGCATAATTTAGTACTGCTGAAAACACTAAAAGAAATAAAAGATAATTTATAA
- the yedF gene encoding sulfurtransferase-like selenium metabolism protein YedF — translation MKLDSGEVLAIASNKMGHGDDKLGEILIKSFIHVLTESEKVPGTIVFYNSGVLLAENDSACLDDLKLLEKNGVEILLCGTCADYYNISDKISAGKISNMRVIVEKLENAGKIIKP, via the coding sequence GTGAAATTAGACTCAGGCGAAGTTTTGGCAATAGCTTCGAATAAAATGGGGCATGGTGATGATAAGCTCGGGGAAATTCTGATAAAGAGTTTTATCCATGTGCTTACTGAAAGTGAAAAAGTACCGGGGACTATAGTTTTTTATAATTCCGGCGTTTTACTTGCAGAGAATGATTCAGCATGTCTGGATGACTTAAAGTTACTGGAAAAAAACGGTGTAGAAATTTTATTATGCGGAACATGTGCAGATTACTATAATATAAGCGATAAAATTTCAGCAGGAAAAATAAGCAATATGAGAGTAATTGTAGAAAAATTGGAAAATGCGGGAAAAATAATAAAACCGTAA
- a CDS encoding OmpG family monomeric porin, with translation MKKKLLLVAVFALLSISLSAKETDKTEAVTESRNKVTSPWDGWHGTFGILQETENVEGSGDKDGLYEPSVYFDLRKGKWSFGMTNYNENHDFDYSDWTRGNYLNRLELRAHYQFTDNDKYAVGLGAALRNYQWFHKDGTSPTTTNNRWLNIQPDWRYNFTSNLSYEGWLGLYSMFNDAQENGYSDKELETESGLKYKFNDFISVRLNYYLDRGWNLGGPTENSFNNQQIRGYVPMNFAFFGEKTTTITPYFRQGFINKSWNAGANQANNEIDTRLGLRIDQQLPAGFAVSLEYAYEMRNQQDSAPGQKSFSKFHYTGVGLSYSF, from the coding sequence ATGAAAAAAAAATTACTCTTGGTGGCTGTTTTTGCTCTTTTAAGTATAAGCTTAAGTGCAAAAGAAACCGATAAGACAGAAGCTGTAACAGAATCGCGCAATAAGGTAACAAGCCCCTGGGATGGATGGCACGGGACATTTGGTATTTTACAGGAAACAGAAAATGTAGAAGGGTCCGGAGATAAAGACGGCCTTTATGAACCAAGTGTTTATTTTGATCTTAGAAAAGGAAAATGGTCATTCGGAATGACTAATTATAATGAAAATCATGATTTCGATTATAGTGACTGGACACGCGGCAATTATCTTAACAGGCTGGAACTTAGAGCTCATTATCAGTTTACGGATAATGATAAATATGCTGTGGGATTAGGAGCGGCATTAAGAAATTATCAGTGGTTTCACAAAGACGGGACAAGCCCTACTACCACAAATAACAGATGGCTGAATATCCAGCCTGACTGGAGATATAATTTTACTTCTAATTTAAGTTATGAAGGATGGTTAGGTCTTTACTCAATGTTTAACGATGCTCAGGAAAACGGATACTCGGATAAAGAGTTGGAAACTGAGTCAGGACTTAAATATAAATTCAATGATTTTATATCAGTAAGATTGAATTACTATCTGGACAGAGGATGGAATCTGGGCGGACCAACTGAAAACTCATTTAATAACCAGCAGATCAGAGGGTATGTGCCAATGAATTTTGCATTCTTCGGTGAGAAGACAACTACAATAACACCATACTTTAGGCAGGGATTTATCAATAAATCATGGAATGCAGGTGCAAATCAGGCAAATAATGAAATAGATACAAGATTAGGACTTAGAATAGACCAGCAGCTTCCGGCAGGCTTCGCAGTTTCTCTTGAGTATGCTTATGAGATGAGAAATCAGCAGGATAGTGCACCGGGACAAAAGTCATTTAGTAAATTTCATTATACAGGTGTGGGATTATCGTATTCATTCTAA
- a CDS encoding MATE family efflux transporter — protein sequence MRRKQSELETESVGKLLRKYTIPALIGNIVIVVYNFVDRWFIGQFIGEEALAASGITFYLLMVFIAFSMLIGIGAGTIISIRLGQKNIEDSEKILGNSVTLFFIVSIILTVILWFNLDFILLKSGANNETLPYARAYMRILIPISLANFYSYGLSNVMRAANAPKTAMFAMIIGGVVNLVLDYIFVVLFHMGIEGTAYATLIGNVLSAVYVMYFFIRGKPLFRLNMFGRSIDEASILRLRKKHLPLSYKISYDILKIGMSSFLLQSVNAAVGVVINNVISSTGGTTGVAIMTIINTYLTLIVMSVYSIAQGAQPIIGYNYGAKRFDRVKASFNMSIIWGLIMSAVFFLVIMLIPRELILLFNKDSNSNVIHDGIKAMRIYFMLIIPASVGTIVPNYFQSIGNAREAIILNIMRQVFIFMIVMLIFTRIWGLDGVWYAQPVTDVIFTFIVGVLLVIENKKLSKEIMK from the coding sequence ATGAGGAGAAAGCAAAGTGAACTGGAAACAGAATCAGTAGGAAAACTTTTGAGGAAATATACTATTCCTGCTTTAATAGGGAATATTGTAATAGTAGTGTACAATTTTGTCGACAGATGGTTTATTGGACAGTTTATTGGAGAAGAAGCTCTGGCTGCATCGGGGATAACTTTTTATCTGCTCATGGTTTTTATAGCCTTTAGTATGCTTATAGGAATAGGAGCCGGGACAATAATATCCATACGGCTTGGGCAGAAAAATATAGAAGACTCGGAAAAAATACTGGGAAATTCTGTTACCTTGTTTTTTATAGTAAGTATTATTCTTACTGTAATATTATGGTTTAATCTTGATTTTATACTTCTGAAATCCGGGGCAAATAACGAGACACTTCCTTATGCAAGAGCATATATGAGGATTTTGATACCAATTTCACTGGCTAATTTTTATTCTTACGGGCTGAGCAATGTGATGAGAGCTGCCAATGCTCCGAAAACTGCGATGTTTGCAATGATAATAGGCGGCGTAGTGAATCTTGTGCTTGATTATATATTTGTAGTTCTTTTTCATATGGGGATAGAAGGAACAGCTTATGCTACACTTATAGGAAATGTATTATCAGCAGTTTATGTAATGTATTTCTTTATCAGAGGCAAGCCGTTATTCAGACTAAATATGTTCGGAAGGTCTATTGACGAGGCAAGCATACTAAGATTAAGAAAAAAACATCTTCCTCTTTCTTATAAGATTTCTTATGATATTTTGAAAATAGGAATGTCGTCATTTTTGCTGCAATCAGTGAATGCAGCGGTGGGTGTGGTTATAAATAATGTAATCAGCTCTACGGGAGGAACTACCGGAGTAGCAATAATGACTATTATTAATACATATCTGACACTTATTGTAATGTCAGTGTACTCTATAGCTCAGGGGGCACAGCCTATCATAGGTTATAATTACGGTGCTAAGAGATTTGACAGAGTTAAGGCTTCATTTAATATGTCTATAATTTGGGGACTGATAATGTCAGCAGTATTCTTTTTGGTAATAATGCTGATTCCAAGAGAATTAATTTTATTATTTAACAAGGACAGTAATTCCAATGTTATTCATGATGGTATAAAAGCAATGAGAATATACTTTATGCTTATTATTCCAGCTTCTGTGGGTACAATAGTGCCAAATTATTTCCAGTCTATAGGAAATGCACGTGAAGCTATTATTCTTAATATTATGAGACAGGTATTCATTTTTATGATAGTAATGCTTATTTTTACCAGAATCTGGGGACTGGACGGAGTATGGTATGCACAGCCTGTTACAGATGTTATATTTACATTTATTGTAGGGGTATTGCTCGTAATTGAAAATAAAAAACTTTCTAAAGAAATAATGAAATAA
- a CDS encoding ABC transporter ATP-binding protein produces MNELKKLYLQLNKYIKRYGVLIGVNFLMTILAGVTAAAPLALVNRLFDKGISGGSEKDILYAACSMIGLAVMGGFLIYLSTIFSGRISTGIYRDVINDMYVKIQSLDLKFFTEIKVGELMVRFTNDAQNINTMILNLFNLLSYVVQAVVLFSIAMYTDWKLTLSIVVITPILIQIVKKYAKKLKKAGKDRQEATGDLNSTLQETISGIKVIKAFATESYEKSKFKNLTNKLRVHSMNSIRYDAKSNSITEGLNYIIVALLLMFGGYRVIRGHGFTTGHFITVIGAISAMYTPAKRSVGTINNINNNSSAIERVFEIMKLEPEIINGENPVKFDTFKRDIELSNVFFSYNDDEDYVLKDINLYVKKGETVALVGNSGGGKTTIANLIPRFYDVSKGSIKVDGIDVRDYEIKSLRRNIGIVPQETFLFGGSIKENIRYGNRHATDDEIIRAAKMANAHEFIVKLSDSYETEIGERGVLLSGGQKQRIAIARAILENPQILILDEATSALDNESEKLVQEALEKLMLEKTTFIIAHRLSTVINSDKIVVLQKGEIKEMGTHHELIAKNGIYKSLYERNFED; encoded by the coding sequence ATGAATGAATTAAAGAAATTATATTTACAGTTAAACAAATATATAAAAAGATACGGAGTTCTCATAGGGGTTAATTTTCTTATGACAATTCTGGCAGGAGTAACTGCGGCAGCTCCTCTTGCACTGGTAAACAGACTGTTTGACAAGGGGATTTCCGGAGGCAGTGAAAAGGATATATTATATGCGGCGTGTTCAATGATAGGGCTGGCAGTAATGGGCGGTTTTTTAATATATTTATCTACTATTTTTTCCGGGCGTATATCTACCGGAATATACAGAGATGTTATAAATGATATGTATGTAAAGATACAGAGTCTGGATCTGAAATTTTTTACTGAAATAAAAGTAGGGGAATTAATGGTAAGATTTACCAATGATGCACAAAATATAAATACTATGATACTGAATCTTTTTAATCTGCTTTCATATGTAGTGCAGGCGGTAGTCTTATTTAGTATAGCAATGTACACAGACTGGAAACTGACTTTGTCCATTGTTGTAATAACTCCGATTTTGATCCAAATAGTAAAAAAATATGCTAAAAAATTAAAAAAAGCCGGAAAAGACAGACAGGAAGCAACAGGAGACCTAAACAGCACACTTCAGGAAACTATATCAGGTATTAAAGTAATTAAGGCTTTTGCTACTGAGAGTTATGAGAAATCAAAGTTTAAAAATCTTACAAACAAACTGAGAGTGCATAGTATGAACAGTATAAGATATGATGCAAAATCGAATTCCATTACTGAAGGACTGAACTATATTATAGTAGCTTTACTTCTGATGTTTGGCGGATACAGGGTAATAAGAGGACATGGCTTCACAACCGGACATTTTATTACTGTAATAGGGGCTATTTCTGCCATGTATACTCCTGCCAAAAGATCGGTGGGAACAATTAATAACATTAATAATAATTCGTCTGCTATAGAGAGAGTATTTGAGATAATGAAGCTGGAGCCGGAAATAATAAACGGCGAAAATCCGGTGAAATTTGATACATTTAAGCGGGATATAGAATTATCTAATGTCTTTTTTTCCTATAATGATGATGAAGATTATGTATTAAAAGATATAAATCTTTATGTGAAAAAAGGAGAAACTGTGGCTCTGGTGGGGAATTCCGGAGGCGGGAAAACTACAATAGCCAATCTGATACCAAGATTCTATGATGTAAGTAAGGGTAGTATAAAAGTAGACGGTATAGATGTAAGAGATTATGAGATAAAATCACTCAGAAGAAATATAGGAATAGTCCCGCAAGAAACTTTTCTGTTCGGCGGATCAATAAAAGAAAATATAAGATATGGAAACAGACACGCTACAGATGATGAAATAATCAGAGCAGCTAAGATGGCAAATGCCCATGAATTCATCGTGAAACTTAGTGACAGTTATGAAACAGAGATTGGTGAAAGAGGGGTACTTTTATCGGGCGGGCAGAAGCAGAGAATTGCTATAGCAAGAGCGATTTTGGAAAATCCGCAGATACTGATTCTGGACGAAGCAACAAGCGCACTGGATAATGAATCAGAAAAGCTGGTTCAGGAGGCTTTGGAGAAGTTAATGCTGGAAAAAACTACTTTTATAATAGCTCACAGATTATCTACAGTAATAAACAGTGATAAAATAGTAGTGCTGCAAAAGGGTGAAATCAAAGAAATGGGAACTCATCATGAATTAATTGCCAAAAACGGGATATATAAATCATTATATGAGAGAAATTTCGAAGACTAA
- the lpxB gene encoding lipid-A-disaccharide synthase: MNNKFFVSCGEMSGDLHLSYIIRAVKKADTGAEFFGMAGDKSASEGAVLIQHIKDNDIMGFAEAVKKYKYFKKKAGEYIEFIKKNDIKNVIFVDYGGFNLRFFEMLKKEITDIKTFYYIPPKVWAWGEKRIEKLKKLDEIIVIFPWEKEYYDKKNMSVSYFGNPFIDKYEFSDSYGEKVLLLPGSRRQEIVKMLPVMLELVKAEKDEKFILRLADESHLNYIPFDQADYPNMEISFSKLEDIRKELRMAVATSGTVTFEMALMGLPVIVGYKTSSLNVFIARNILKIAYISLTNIGAGKEVLPELIQNDFNIKNIKKKMNYIDNSKKAVVESLLESRVLMGEKGVTDRISQFILERAL, encoded by the coding sequence ATGAATAATAAATTTTTTGTTTCATGCGGTGAGATGTCCGGAGACCTGCATTTATCATATATAATCAGAGCTGTAAAAAAGGCTGATACAGGTGCGGAATTTTTTGGAATGGCCGGGGATAAATCAGCTTCTGAAGGTGCTGTATTGATTCAGCATATTAAAGATAATGATATAATGGGTTTTGCAGAAGCAGTAAAAAAGTATAAATATTTCAAGAAAAAAGCCGGAGAGTATATAGAATTCATAAAAAAAAATGATATAAAAAATGTTATTTTTGTGGATTACGGCGGTTTTAACCTGAGATTTTTTGAAATGCTGAAAAAGGAAATAACCGATATAAAAACTTTTTATTATATTCCGCCGAAAGTATGGGCATGGGGTGAAAAAAGAATAGAGAAGCTGAAAAAGCTAGATGAAATAATAGTTATTTTTCCTTGGGAAAAAGAGTATTATGATAAAAAAAATATGAGTGTATCATATTTTGGAAATCCGTTTATAGATAAATATGAATTTTCAGATAGTTATGGGGAAAAGGTACTTCTGCTGCCGGGAAGCAGAAGACAGGAAATAGTGAAAATGCTTCCGGTAATGCTGGAGCTCGTGAAAGCTGAAAAAGATGAAAAGTTCATATTAAGGCTTGCTGATGAATCTCATCTGAATTATATTCCGTTTGATCAGGCTGATTATCCGAACATGGAAATAAGCTTTTCAAAACTGGAAGATATCAGAAAAGAGCTGAGAATGGCTGTGGCTACATCTGGAACCGTAACGTTTGAGATGGCACTTATGGGTCTGCCTGTAATAGTAGGTTACAAAACGTCTTCCTTAAATGTATTTATTGCAAGAAATATATTGAAAATAGCTTATATTTCACTTACTAATATAGGAGCGGGAAAAGAAGTACTTCCAGAGCTTATACAAAATGATTTTAATATAAAAAATATAAAAAAGAAAATGAATTATATAGATAATTCTAAGAAAGCCGTGGTAGAATCTCTTTTGGAGAGCAGGGTTCTGATGGGGGAAAAAGGGGTAACAGACAGAATATCTCAATTTATTTTGGAAAGGGCTTTATAA
- a CDS encoding LpxI family protein: MNKIAIITGAGKLPTLFLEEAVDKGYEVYPIYLFDGVDNKIKEYANSVKYSIAQVGKIIKYLKSKEISKLIMLGKVEKNLIFSNLKFDLVATKILMSTRNKKDKNILMAIINHLEKEGIEVLPQNFLMDRYMAKEVEYTRRKALPDDMKTIEIGIEAARMLTAIDAGQTVVVKNESVVALEGVEGTDKTIERAGEYAGKDCIVVKMARPNQDYRIDIPTIGIDTVKKAAEIKAKGIVIESEHMLFIDQEEVINFADKNKIFIKGIKYE, translated from the coding sequence ATGAATAAAATTGCAATTATTACAGGAGCTGGAAAGCTCCCGACTTTATTTTTGGAAGAGGCTGTAGATAAAGGGTATGAGGTATATCCTATTTATCTTTTTGACGGAGTGGATAACAAAATAAAAGAATATGCGAACTCTGTAAAATACAGTATTGCCCAGGTGGGGAAAATAATAAAGTATTTAAAATCAAAGGAAATAAGTAAATTAATTATGCTTGGGAAAGTGGAGAAAAATCTTATATTTTCCAATTTAAAATTTGATTTGGTTGCAACAAAAATATTGATGAGTACCAGAAATAAAAAAGATAAAAATATACTGATGGCAATTATAAACCATCTGGAAAAAGAAGGGATAGAAGTATTACCCCAGAATTTTCTTATGGACAGATATATGGCAAAGGAAGTGGAGTACACTAGGAGAAAAGCGCTTCCTGATGATATGAAAACTATAGAAATAGGAATAGAGGCTGCAAGAATGCTTACTGCTATTGACGCTGGGCAAACTGTAGTGGTAAAGAATGAATCAGTGGTTGCTCTGGAAGGAGTAGAAGGAACTGATAAAACAATAGAGCGTGCGGGCGAGTATGCAGGGAAAGACTGTATAGTAGTGAAGATGGCACGTCCGAATCAGGATTACAGAATTGATATACCTACAATCGGGATAGATACAGTAAAAAAAGCAGCAGAGATAAAAGCAAAAGGTATAGTAATAGAATCAGAGCATATGTTATTTATAGATCAGGAAGAAGTAATAAATTTTGCTGATAAAAATAAAATATTTATAAAAGGAATAAAATATGAATAA
- the lpxA gene encoding acyl-ACP--UDP-N-acetylglucosamine O-acyltransferase produces MNKNIHETAIIAAGAKIADDVKIGPYCIIGPQVSIDSGTVLESHVVVEGETIIGKKNYIFSFVSIGKVPQDLKFHGEETRVVIGDNNKIREFVTIHRGTEDRFETTVGNNCLIMAYVHIAHDCMVEDNCILANGATLAGHVYVEEYAVIGGLTPIHQFVRVGRHAMVGGASAVNQDVVPYTLAEGNKARAAYINITGLKRRGFTEEEIKNLRESYKIIFKRGLKLEEALVQLKEKFPDDKNIDHIIAFIKKSKRGITR; encoded by the coding sequence ATGAATAAAAATATACATGAAACTGCAATTATTGCCGCTGGAGCCAAAATTGCAGATGATGTAAAGATAGGACCGTATTGTATAATCGGACCACAGGTATCGATAGATTCCGGAACAGTGCTGGAATCTCATGTTGTGGTAGAGGGTGAAACAATAATAGGTAAGAAAAATTATATTTTTTCATTTGTTTCTATAGGAAAAGTACCTCAGGATCTGAAATTTCACGGTGAAGAAACAAGAGTCGTTATCGGAGACAATAATAAAATCAGAGAATTTGTTACAATTCACAGAGGAACTGAGGATAGATTCGAAACAACAGTAGGCAATAACTGTCTGATAATGGCCTATGTTCATATTGCGCACGACTGTATGGTAGAGGATAATTGTATTCTTGCGAACGGGGCTACACTAGCAGGACATGTATATGTAGAAGAGTATGCTGTAATCGGCGGACTGACACCTATACACCAGTTTGTAAGAGTAGGACGTCATGCTATGGTAGGCGGTGCTTCTGCAGTAAATCAGGACGTGGTTCCTTATACTCTTGCTGAAGGAAATAAAGCAAGAGCAGCTTATATAAATATTACCGGTCTTAAAAGACGAGGCTTTACAGAAGAAGAAATAAAAAATCTGAGAGAAAGCTATAAGATAATATTCAAAAGAGGACTGAAGCTGGAAGAAGCTCTTGTTCAGCTGAAAGAAAAATTTCCTGACGATAAAAATATAGACCATATAATAGCTTTTATCAAAAAAAGTAAAAGAGGTATTACAAGATAA
- the lpxA gene encoding acyl-ACP--UDP-N-acetylglucosamine O-acyltransferase: protein MSIHIHETAIVSDKAIIADDVKIGPFCIIGPQVSIGAGTVLESHVTLDGDTTIGENNYIYSFVSIGKMPQDIDYLNEHTKITIGNNNKIREFVTIHRGTEDKFETKIENNCLIMAYVHIGNDCTIESNCILGNNVTLTGHVYVETNAIISALTPVYENVRIGCHAMVGGASYVFQDILPFTLAEGVKANSAFINMVGLRRRGFSEDEIRNLKEAYKIIFKRGNKLEEAIRQMQEKFPDDKNIKHMIQFIRESKRGIAR from the coding sequence ATGAGTATTCATATACATGAAACAGCTATTGTGTCAGATAAAGCCATAATAGCTGATGATGTAAAAATAGGTCCGTTTTGTATTATAGGGCCTCAGGTAAGTATAGGTGCCGGAACTGTTCTGGAGTCACACGTGACCTTGGACGGAGATACGACCATCGGTGAAAATAATTATATATATTCATTTGTTTCAATAGGAAAGATGCCGCAGGATATCGACTATTTAAACGAACACACGAAAATAACAATAGGGAATAACAATAAAATCAGGGAATTTGTAACCATACACAGAGGAACCGAAGATAAATTCGAAACAAAAATAGAGAATAACTGTCTGATAATGGCCTATGTCCATATAGGAAATGACTGTACAATAGAAAGCAACTGTATTCTGGGAAATAATGTGACATTAACCGGACATGTATATGTGGAAACTAATGCTATTATAAGTGCTCTGACTCCTGTTTATGAAAATGTACGTATAGGATGTCATGCTATGGTAGGCGGTGCCTCGTACGTATTTCAGGATATACTTCCCTTTACTCTGGCAGAAGGCGTTAAGGCCAACTCGGCTTTCATAAATATGGTAGGTCTGAGACGGCGTGGTTTTAGCGAAGATGAAATAAGAAATCTGAAAGAGGCATATAAAATAATTTTTAAAAGAGGGAACAAACTCGAAGAAGCAATAAGACAGATGCAGGAAAAATTTCCCGATGATAAAAATATCAAGCATATGATACAGTTTATCAGGGAAAGCAAAAGGGGAATAGCAAGATAA
- the fabZ gene encoding 3-hydroxyacyl-ACP dehydratase FabZ, translating to MEPVMKIEDIMNILPHRYPFLLVDRVIEKNGTESLVAIKNITINEEFFNGHFPGLPVMPGVLQVEAMAQAVGLLMLEPGKIPLFMSVDKCKFRKQVVPGDQLRIEVEKLKVKSRIIQAKGRCLVDGAVVSEAELMFAIHDR from the coding sequence ATGGAACCAGTAATGAAAATAGAAGATATTATGAATATTTTACCACACAGATATCCTTTTTTATTAGTAGACAGAGTAATCGAAAAAAACGGAACAGAAAGTCTTGTTGCTATTAAAAATATTACAATAAACGAGGAATTTTTTAACGGTCATTTTCCGGGTCTGCCGGTAATGCCGGGAGTTTTACAGGTGGAAGCTATGGCACAGGCAGTAGGACTTCTTATGCTTGAACCGGGGAAAATACCTTTGTTTATGTCTGTAGATAAATGTAAATTCAGAAAACAGGTAGTTCCGGGAGATCAGCTTAGAATAGAAGTAGAAAAGCTGAAAGTAAAAAGCAGAATTATACAGGCAAAAGGAAGATGTCTTGTTGACGGGGCAGTTGTCAGCGAAGCAGAACTGATGTTTGCAATACATGACAGATAA
- the lpxC gene encoding UDP-3-O-acyl-N-acetylglucosamine deacetylase, with product MKRKTIKDEITYNGIGLHKGEKIEIKLRPVTDYSGITFKRVDLPGDNEIKVSPDNLFELERGTNIRNSSGAMVYTIEHIMSVFHITGITDLLVEINGNELPIMDGSSVIFIEKINETGLIELERDIEPVVITEPVYFSEEKDGKYIIALPYDGFKISYTIDFGHTFLKAQYYEIDLNQENYTKEIAPARTFCFDYEIEYMQSHNLALGGSLENAIVIKKDGVINPEGLRYETEFVRHKILDLIGDIYILNRPVKGHLIAVKAGHFINSKLSEKLKSLI from the coding sequence ATGAAAAGAAAGACTATAAAAGATGAAATTACTTATAATGGAATAGGGCTTCATAAGGGTGAAAAAATAGAAATAAAATTAAGACCGGTAACTGATTACAGCGGAATTACATTCAAAAGGGTCGATCTTCCGGGAGATAACGAAATAAAAGTTTCTCCTGATAATCTTTTTGAGCTGGAAAGAGGGACAAATATAAGAAATTCCAGTGGTGCGATGGTTTATACCATAGAGCATATAATGTCAGTATTTCACATAACAGGGATAACAGATCTGTTAGTGGAAATAAACGGTAATGAACTGCCTATTATGGACGGAAGCTCTGTTATATTTATAGAAAAAATAAATGAAACAGGACTTATAGAGCTGGAAAGAGACATAGAACCTGTTGTAATAACAGAGCCTGTTTATTTTTCAGAGGAGAAAGACGGGAAATACATAATTGCCCTGCCGTATGACGGATTTAAAATATCGTATACGATAGATTTTGGTCATACTTTTCTGAAAGCACAATATTATGAAATAGATCTGAATCAGGAAAATTATACGAAAGAGATAGCACCTGCAAGAACATTTTGCTTTGATTATGAAATAGAATATATGCAGAGTCATAATCTTGCTTTGGGCGGAAGTCTCGAGAATGCAATTGTTATAAAAAAAGACGGTGTAATTAATCCCGAAGGTCTCAGATATGAAACCGAGTTCGTAAGACATAAAATTCTGGATCTGATAGGAGATATATATATATTGAACAGACCTGTAAAAGGACACCTGATAGCTGTGAAAGCAGGACATTTTATAAATTCAAAATTATCAGAAAAACTGAAAAGTTTAATATAA